The following are encoded together in the Conger conger chromosome 11, fConCon1.1, whole genome shotgun sequence genome:
- the LOC133140796 gene encoding granzyme A-like, giving the protein MDHIPFRGNKYQSEQAGKLHYTNMKGKGHLFTHLLVLLLCLITGEGAEIIGGNEVPPHSLPFMALLQNSEGTKFCGGTLIDLQWVLTAAHCNIFSRVLLGVHSRSKSEMEYRQLGNVKDKVPHPLYNHTTMDNDLMLLKLDRKAKKTEAVQPLTLPPPVQDVPAGTGCVVAGWGVTENDGGMSDVLMSANVTVIDRALCNSKDYYNLDPIITNEMLCAGSKDESHADSCYGDSGGPLLCEGKLRGVTSSGGKQCGVKDKPGVYAALTKEQTQWIRKTIESLL; this is encoded by the exons ATGGACCACATCCCCTTTAGAGGAAATAAATATCAGTCAGAGCAGGCAGGCAAACTCCATTACACCAACATGAAGGGAAAAGGCCACCTGTTCACTCATCTACTAGTTCTACTCCTGTGTCTGATAACAG gtgagggGGCAGAGATCATCGGTGGAAATGAAGTGCCCCCCCACTCTCTTCCATTCATGGCTCTCCTGCAGAACTCTGAGGGAACAAAATTCTGTGGCGGCACTCTGATTGACCTCCAGTGGGTTCTGACTGCAGCACACTGCAACAT TTTTTCGAGGGTGCTGTTGGGGGTGCACTCCCGCTCAAAGTCAGAGATGGAGTACCGACAGCTGGGGAACGTGAAGGACAAAGTTCCTCATCCCTTATATAACCACACAACCATGGACAATGACCTCATGCTGCTGAAG CTTGACAGGAAAGCCAAGAAAACGGAGGCTGTCCAGCCCCTCACACTGCCCCCTCCTGTTCAGGATGTCCCGGCGGGGACGGGCTGTGTTGTAGCAGGATGGGGAGTCACCGAAAATGATGGTGGAATGTCAGACGTTTTGATGTCAGCCAATGTCACAGTCATTGACAGAGCCCTGTGCAACTCCAAGGATTACTACAACCTGGACCCCATCATCACCAATGAAATGCTGTGTGCTGGGTCTAAGGATGAGAGTCACGCAGACTCCTGCTAT GGAGACTCCGGAGGTCCACTGCTGTGTGAAGGGAAACTTAGGGGGGTCACCTCATCTGGGGGGAAACAGTGTGGCGTTAAGGACAAACCAGGTGTCTATGCTGCACTCACCAAGGAACAGACACAATGGATCCGCAAGACCATTGAAAgcctgctgtga
- the gpx8 gene encoding probable glutathione peroxidase 8 isoform X2 has product MRLRNLRYEKASLVVNVASQCEQTERNYRELQELHRELGTSHFNVLAFPCSQYGETEPWASREIEHFAKSNFGVTFPIFSKIKIMGSEADPAFTFLTDSVQKTPKWNFWKFLVNPDGKVVKFWKAEDSMETIRTEATTLVREIILRKRAEL; this is encoded by the exons ATGCGGCTCCGAAATCTGCGATATGAGAAG GCGTCCCTGGTGGTAAACGTGGCGAGTCAGTGCGAGCAGACGGAGCGGAATTACAGAGAGCTTCAGGAACTGCACCGAGAGCTGGGGACGTCTCACTTCAACGTGCTGGCTTTCCCGTGCTCTCAGTATGGAGAGACCGAACCTTGGGCCAGTCGCGAGATTGAACACTTTGCGAAATCAAACTTCGGCGTCACGTTTCCCATTTTTAGCAAGATAAAGATAATGGGCTCTGAAGCGGATCCTGCCTTCACATTTCTTACAG ACTCTGTGCAGAAAACTCCAAAATGGAACTTCTGGAAGTTTTTGGTAAATCCGGACGGGAAGGTGGTGAAATTCTGGAAAGCTGAGGACTCCATGGAAACGATCCGGACAGAGGCCACTACACTGGTGCGGGAGATCATTCTGAGGAAGAGGGCAGAACTCTGA
- the LOC133140692 gene encoding cell division cycle protein 20 homolog B-like produces MEWKLARYSRFRVKPHEVTLWENIMNKLSKDFVRTKRHYPLKTLSTKTNRKHRTPTFSYRRFRSRIARRLNDDGLPVASSPVTTGWQHSFISEYDTVCQRLRLDSPPHDASRSPSHLGDLETPSNQNREGLAHGDCSDLSSGRTQQETPANDRKEAADQGCYWKDSGGAETASCSRLQPFTVLDRAPSMHCSQPEPQLRMIIPGLQDNYYLSLMDRGGRSLVALALGSTVVLWSGETHRLQGSIHLHPHTSTCSVTSVSWSQDGCTLAIGTGDGEIQLWDVESRSKLRSVHGHLSQVGALTWNQQLISSGSLLGSIRHHDVRAGPPVGGAQLRKGVCGLEWSPSGHRLASGSTDGLLCIWPRDPGVTHRAPPISSIPHPTAVKALGWCPWQSEVLAVGGGRTDGVLRVWDTNRDTCLHSVPTNSQICSLRWSCRRKELFTAHGLPHNHINCWTFPSFTQKAQLQGHTGRVLDLALSSGEEWILSCGSDQRACLWDNRPQDTPLLPDHFPDQP; encoded by the exons GAAAATATAATGAACAAGCTTTCTAAAGACTTCGTAAGGACCAAGAGGCACTATCCACTGAAGACCCTAAGTACAAAG ACGAACAGAAAACATCGAACTCCAACCTTCTCATATCGCAGATTTCGGAGCCGCATCGCGCGAAGACTGAACGACGACGGTTTGCCCGTCGCTAGTAGCCCGGTGACCACGGGGTGgcagcattcattcatttcagaatATGACACCGTGTGTCAGAGACTGCGGCTCGACTCCCCACCACATGACGCCTCCCGCTCCCCCTCACATCTGGGTGACCTGGAAACGCCCTCAAATCAAA ACAGAGAGGGCCTGGCACACGGGGACTGCAGTGACCTCTCCTCTGGCCGAACGCAGCAGGAAACTCCGGCCAATGACAGAAAGGAAGCCGCAGACCAG GGCTGCTATTGGAAAGACTCTGGAGGTGCTGAAACAG CCTCCTGCTCCAGGCTGCAGCCCTTCACTGTCCTGGACagagctcccagcatgcactgcagccAGCCAGAGCCACAGCTGAGGATGATTATCCCTGGACTGCAGGATAATTACT ACCTCAGCCTGATGGACAGGGGTGGGCGGAGCCTTGTGGCACTGGCGCTGGGCTCCACCGTGGTGCTGTGGAGTGGTGAAACCCACAGACTGCAGGGCAGCATCCACCTCcatccacacacctccacctgctcTGTCACATCTGTCTCCTGGAGCCAAGATGGCTGCACTCTCGCCATCGGgacaggagatggagagattCAG ctctgggATGTGGAGAGCAGAAGTAAATTGAGAAGTGTACATGGACACCTGTCACAGGTGGGAGCACTTACCTGGAACCAACAGCTGATCAGCAG CGGCTCGCTCCTGGGTTCCATCCGTCACCACGACGTGCGGGCGGGCCCGCCGGTGGGCGGGGCCCAGCTTCGGAAGGGCGTGTGCGGTTTGGAGTGGTCGCCGAGCGGTCACCGTCTGGCCAGCGGAAGCACTGACGGGCTCCTGTGCATCTGGCCCAGGGACCCAGGGGTGACCCACAGGGCCCCGCCCATCTCCAGCATACCCCACCCAACCGCTGTCAAG gctCTAGGATGGTGtccctggcagtcggaggttcTGGCCGTGGGAGGTGGCAGGACAGACGGAGTGCTGAGGGTCTGGGACACAAACAGAGACACGTGTCTGCATTCAGTCCCCACAAACTCACAG aTCTGCTCTCTACGGTGGAGCTGCAGAAGGAAGGAGCTTTTCACAGCCCATGGTCTTCCTCACAATCACATCAACTGTTGGACCTTCCCCTCCTTTACACAAAAGGCCCAGCTCcagg GGCACACAGGCCGGGTTTTGGATTTGGCGCTGAGCTCCGGTGAAGAATGGATCCTGTCTTGCGGATCAGACCAGCGGGCGTGCCTCTGGGACAACCGGCCTCAGGACACCCCACTTCTCCCCGATCACTTCCCTGACCAACCCTAA
- the gpx8 gene encoding probable glutathione peroxidase 8 isoform X1, translating into MEALPGGYPVKAPTPKARMFVVFFSMAICMGTLFLLQTKLSKPRKTKDFYSFDVRDIRGRVVSLEKYRGKASLVVNVASQCEQTERNYRELQELHRELGTSHFNVLAFPCSQYGETEPWASREIEHFAKSNFGVTFPIFSKIKIMGSEADPAFTFLTDSVQKTPKWNFWKFLVNPDGKVVKFWKAEDSMETIRTEATTLVREIILRKRAEL; encoded by the exons ATGGAGGCCCTTCCAGGGGGTTACCCTGTAAAGGCTCCTACACCGAAAGCCCGAATGTTCGTAGTTTTCTTTAGTATGGCGATATGCATGGGTACTTTATTTTTACTACAGACTAAACTATCAAAACCAAGAAAAACGAAAGACTTTTATTCTTTTGATGTACGGGATATAAGAGGGAGGGTTGTTTCTCTGGAAAAGTACCGAGGCAAA GCGTCCCTGGTGGTAAACGTGGCGAGTCAGTGCGAGCAGACGGAGCGGAATTACAGAGAGCTTCAGGAACTGCACCGAGAGCTGGGGACGTCTCACTTCAACGTGCTGGCTTTCCCGTGCTCTCAGTATGGAGAGACCGAACCTTGGGCCAGTCGCGAGATTGAACACTTTGCGAAATCAAACTTCGGCGTCACGTTTCCCATTTTTAGCAAGATAAAGATAATGGGCTCTGAAGCGGATCCTGCCTTCACATTTCTTACAG ACTCTGTGCAGAAAACTCCAAAATGGAACTTCTGGAAGTTTTTGGTAAATCCGGACGGGAAGGTGGTGAAATTCTGGAAAGCTGAGGACTCCATGGAAACGATCCGGACAGAGGCCACTACACTGGTGCGGGAGATCATTCTGAGGAAGAGGGCAGAACTCTGA